The proteins below come from a single Treponema phagedenis genomic window:
- a CDS encoding TldD/PmbA family protein, whose protein sequence is MKHNFKQHFESISSFILKELQNDEKASISYRAEQSYFLRFNQAKVRQNGSVEQIHAGVTLWKNTKTISFGLGLSGELSQDFILIAKELEKARITASLLPDDPYQSIPTANEKSNTVYAGKLLPTATIEKTLLDPVRDLDFAGLFSQGIICRGSMNWAGAHHWFETENFLLDYSVWLPNGRAVKSVYSGREWSDDEYKKKIAQAREGLSVLSCEPKKIEPGRYRMFITADALVEVVDFFSWNGFGERCMQQGESAYLALKEKRESFADSFSLTQDFSLGLEPAFNEDGELAPEQLPIVQNGTLVNTLVSSRSEKQYGVKSNGAPSGEWMRSVVIGAGDLCEEDALKELGTGIYVSNFHYLNWSDPAFARVTGMTRFACLWVEDGKVVAPIADMRWDESLYNMFGANLLAITKERHMFTNTATYEERAVGGCLLPGILVKDFNCTL, encoded by the coding sequence ATGAAACATAATTTTAAACAACACTTTGAATCGATATCTTCCTTTATACTGAAAGAGTTGCAAAATGATGAAAAGGCATCAATCAGTTACCGTGCGGAACAAAGTTATTTTTTACGTTTTAATCAGGCGAAGGTGCGCCAAAACGGTTCGGTAGAACAAATACATGCCGGCGTAACCCTATGGAAAAATACAAAAACAATTTCTTTCGGTTTAGGGTTAAGCGGAGAGCTTTCTCAAGACTTTATTCTTATTGCGAAAGAGCTCGAAAAAGCAAGAATAACTGCAAGCCTTTTGCCCGATGACCCGTACCAATCTATTCCGACGGCAAACGAAAAATCAAACACAGTGTATGCGGGAAAGCTTTTGCCGACAGCTACAATAGAAAAAACCCTGCTTGATCCCGTGCGGGACCTAGATTTTGCGGGTTTGTTTTCTCAAGGAATAATTTGCCGCGGCTCGATGAACTGGGCAGGTGCCCATCATTGGTTTGAAACCGAAAACTTTTTGCTTGACTATTCGGTTTGGCTTCCGAACGGGCGGGCGGTAAAATCCGTATATTCCGGGCGCGAGTGGAGCGATGATGAATACAAAAAAAAGATTGCACAAGCGCGGGAAGGGCTTTCCGTCCTTTCATGCGAACCTAAAAAAATAGAGCCGGGACGATACCGCATGTTTATTACCGCTGATGCCCTCGTTGAAGTTGTTGATTTCTTTTCTTGGAACGGTTTTGGCGAGCGGTGCATGCAGCAAGGCGAAAGCGCGTATCTTGCGTTAAAAGAAAAACGGGAAAGCTTTGCCGACAGTTTTTCTCTGACGCAGGATTTTTCGCTCGGGCTTGAGCCTGCCTTTAACGAAGACGGAGAGCTTGCCCCCGAGCAATTGCCGATTGTGCAAAACGGTACATTGGTCAACACGCTTGTCAGCTCCCGCTCCGAAAAACAGTACGGGGTAAAATCAAACGGCGCTCCAAGCGGAGAATGGATGCGCTCAGTTGTGATCGGCGCAGGCGATTTATGCGAAGAGGACGCGCTAAAAGAATTAGGAACCGGTATTTATGTTTCCAACTTCCATTACCTCAACTGGAGCGACCCCGCCTTTGCCCGCGTTACCGGTATGACTCGATTTGCCTGCCTTTGGGTTGAAGACGGCAAGGTTGTTGCGCCCATCGCCGATATGCGCTGGGACGAATCACTGTATAATATGTTCGGTGCAAACCTTTTGGCAATTACAAAAGAGCGGCACATGTTTACGAACACCGCAACCTACGAAGAGCGAGCAGTGGGTGGCTGCCTTTTGCCGGGAATATTGGTAAAAGATTTTAACTGCACATTGTAA
- the rpoN gene encoding RNA polymerase factor sigma-54: MKQRQRLVQQQRLVLNQQLVQGFSLIKLSANDLREEVLKQVESNPALTIVSDPLRKEGETAAAESIRKLQNQPSVLRYTSEAEGKLASDNFQNFLENRAEEQRETIRDVLNEQLLYQKKDPDILTTARILVQDLDLQGFFILPPERFIQSAPEELKSVLQKNLTAAISLLQKLEPQGCAVFNFKESLAVQAELRFSGFSDPLYDYTIRLLKNHSELLFSSEKDLQRKLTPSVLSKRINEAKIFPRPIDAEDAEDILSLIQELHPYPGRSVLEEQPPESDSFFAPDVIVKKTDTGFTAEINNQTIPVIAIREDYAKNLSGAQNKNKSAAKEQLRDAQTLIDLLAYRDQTLLKITEALLNFQQDFFRYGPAKHSPLRMLDVAEAVGIHVSTVSRAVNNKYLQYEHKNYPLRYFFSSRLMSVAEAKSGIKKTYTSSQYSKESVKHRIKKIVEQWRKNNPNKKISDQTVSDILKQEGIQCARRTVNKYRTELRTEPAF, translated from the coding sequence ATGAAACAACGGCAGCGTTTAGTTCAGCAGCAGCGCCTTGTATTAAATCAGCAGCTGGTTCAAGGCTTTTCTCTAATTAAATTATCCGCAAACGATTTACGGGAGGAGGTACTTAAACAGGTAGAAAGCAACCCCGCCCTGACAATCGTTTCCGACCCTTTACGAAAAGAAGGCGAAACAGCCGCTGCCGAATCAATCAGAAAACTGCAAAACCAACCTTCCGTTTTGCGGTATACAAGCGAAGCGGAAGGAAAACTTGCAAGCGATAATTTTCAAAACTTTTTGGAAAACCGTGCGGAAGAACAACGGGAAACTATTCGAGACGTGCTTAACGAACAGCTTTTGTATCAAAAAAAAGATCCCGATATCCTTACAACCGCACGCATTCTTGTACAGGATTTAGACTTGCAAGGGTTTTTTATCCTCCCGCCCGAAAGATTTATTCAATCCGCTCCGGAAGAATTGAAAAGTGTTTTACAAAAAAACCTGACTGCCGCAATATCTTTGCTGCAAAAACTGGAACCGCAGGGCTGCGCGGTTTTCAATTTTAAAGAATCCCTTGCGGTGCAGGCGGAGCTGCGCTTTTCAGGCTTTTCCGATCCGCTCTATGACTACACCATTAGGCTTTTAAAAAATCACAGCGAGCTGCTTTTCTCTTCAGAAAAAGATTTACAACGCAAGCTTACTCCGAGCGTACTTTCAAAACGAATAAATGAAGCAAAGATTTTTCCCCGTCCGATAGACGCAGAAGATGCGGAAGATATTTTATCGCTTATTCAAGAACTTCACCCGTACCCTGGACGCAGTGTGCTGGAAGAACAGCCGCCCGAGTCCGACAGTTTTTTTGCACCCGATGTCATTGTCAAAAAAACGGACACCGGCTTCACGGCGGAAATTAACAACCAAACAATTCCCGTTATTGCAATACGGGAAGACTACGCAAAAAATCTTAGCGGTGCGCAAAACAAAAATAAGTCCGCCGCAAAAGAACAACTGCGGGACGCACAAACGCTGATCGATTTACTTGCATACCGGGATCAAACCTTATTAAAAATTACCGAAGCACTACTGAACTTCCAACAGGATTTTTTCCGATACGGCCCCGCAAAACACAGCCCTTTGCGAATGCTCGATGTTGCCGAAGCAGTCGGCATACATGTCTCCACCGTATCGCGGGCGGTAAATAACAAGTATCTGCAATATGAACATAAAAACTATCCGCTGCGATACTTTTTTTCAAGCAGACTCATGTCGGTAGCGGAAGCAAAATCGGGCATAAAAAAAACATACACTTCATCTCAATATTCAAAAGAGTCGGTAAAACATCGCATTAAAAAAATTGTGGAGCAATGGCGAAAAAACAACCCAAATAAAAAAATATCCGACCAAACTGTTTCGGACATACTTAAGCAAGAAGGCATCCAATGCGCCCGCCGCACCGTCAACAAATATCGAACAGAGCTGCGCACCGAACCCGCTTTCTAA